The following nucleotide sequence is from Halapricum desulfuricans.
GGGCCGAGCAGACAGAAGAACTCGCTGTCGTAGACCGACAGATCCATTCCCGAAAGCGCCTGTACGTCGCCGTCCTGGCCGGTGTAGGCCTTTTCGATTCCCGTGGCGCGGATGCGAACGGGTCGATCGCTGTCGGCACTCTCCACGCCGGTTCCAGCGGTCGCCTCCTCCGACGTTCGTGGCGGTTCCATCGATAGTTCTCCCGGCGACCCCGTCGCCGTTCGCGGGGGGACGGATCGATCGCTCATTCACACAGCGAGTCGACCGGGAACCCTTCGGGCTCGTCGATCGCCTCCAGTTCCGAGTAGGGCCTGGGGGAGCTCTGCCCCCACTCGTTTATCGTCTCGACGGCGGGTTCGGGATCGTCGAGCCGGCCGACCTCCTCGAGCGCCTCCTCCAGCAGCGATTCGTCGACGATCGCCGATTCCTCGGCCTGTTCCTCGACGGTTCCTCGACAGTGATGATAGGCCTGCTGGCTCATGATGCTTTCCCTGTTGACGCGTCCGTTCTTGTGGGGCAGCGACGGGATCGACATCTTGATGAGGTTCTTCGGGAGGTCGAACTCCTCGTTGACGATCGACGCGACCTCCTCGCTGGGGAACCCGCCCAGTTCGTAGTATTCGCGGACGCCGAGCAGATACGCCTCCAGCCACCGGCGTGCGACCTCCGGGCGGTCCTGCATGAACGGCTCGCCGAACAGGTAGACGCCGATCTGCATCCGCGGTGCGACCTCCGAAGCGTACAGCAGCCGTTTCGCTCCGGTCTCGTTGACCATCCCGAGCCCCAGCGGATCGGGGATGGCAGCGGCGTCGATCTCGCCCTCTGACATCGCGCTCGTCATGTTCGTGTAGAGGATCTCTCTGGTCCGGACGTCGTCCCAGGTCATGTCGTTTCGCTGGAGCAGCCGCGCCCAGATGTAGGCGTCGACGTTCCCCGCGCCGTGTAGCGCGATCGTGAAGTCCTCGGAGACGTCCGAGAGCGTCATTCCCTCGGAGTACTTCTCCGGGCGGATCAACACCTTGTTCGAGGAGGGTTGCCCGCGCCAGTACTGGGTCTGGTCGGCGACGACGCTGATCTCGACGTCCTGCGCCATCGAGTTGAACAGCCCCGCCCCGACCGATCCCGTCGCCGTGTCGAGGTCGCCGTTGGCCAGCTGTGGCGTCGCCCGCTGGGCGCTCTGGATGCGCTCGACCTCGAGTTCGATGTCGCGCTCCTCGAAGTAGCCCCGATCCTTGGCGACTAACACCTCGGCCACGGCCGGAATCGTCAGCGTCCCGAACGTCACAGTCTCCGGGCCGGTGTTCGACTCGTCACTCGAGCCAAGCAGGCCGTTACAGCCGGCGACGCCAGCCGCCGCGACGCTTGCCCCCGCCAGAAACCTGCGACGTGTACTCCGTTCTCGTCCGTTCGATCGGCTTGGCCGCGTACCATCCGCCATAGCTGTCCGTTGTCCCGCTATCGGTGAAACCCATGTGCTTCATATTTCAGGGCGTTTTATAGCCCGTCGCCGAGTGCCGATCCTTCGTAGTGACCGTTGTACGTCCCGTCCGGATCGACCGCACGCAGTCGTGCGATCGCACCGGTAAATCGGTGCAGCGGGCACTATCACAGGACGACAGTCCGTCGGTTGTCCGCGTGCCAGGGGACGAGTCGCCGTTCGACCGCGCCCAGTCCGTAGGTGAAGGCGATCCCGAGGACGGCACTGACGACCAGCCCGGCGTACAGCGCGGTGATGTCGTAGGACATCCAGGCGATCCACAGGAAGTTTCCGAGACCGCTGCTTCCGGCGACCAGCTCGACGGCGACGACGATCAGAAGCGAGGTGCTCAACCCGAGGCGCAGTCCAACAAGCACCAGCGGGAGCGATCCCGGGAGCAACACCTCCCGGAAGAGCCGGTAGGTCGACGTCGCGCCGTTGTCCCTTGCGACGTCGACGTGGACGCTTTCGATCCCGCTTGCGCCGTCCATCGCGTTCCACAGCACCACGAAGAAGGTCCCGAGTCCGGCGGTGACGACCAGCGCGGTCTCGTTGCTGCCAAACAGCAGGATCACCAGCGGCAACAGCGCGATCATCGGCAGCGGGAAGACCGCCGCCGCCAGCGGCGAGAGGACGGCCTTGATCGTCGAGTTCCAGCCCATCGCCAGCCCGACGACTGTCCCGAGCGTCGACCCGACGAGCGAGGCGACGAGCGTCCGCTGGAGCGTCACCAGGACGTCCGAACGAAACCCCTCCTGTGTCAGCAGCGTCGCCGTCGTCTCGACGATGGTCAGCGGCGGCGGCAGCAACGAGGGACTGACGAGCCCGAACACACCCGCCGCTAGCTGCCACGCGAGTAGCGGCACGGCGAGCGAACCCGCCTGATAGAGTCGGTCCCGTCGCATGCTGGCGGCTGTCCCTATTCGGTGATCTCAAACGCCATGTGCAGGCCCGGCAGCGGCCGGACGGGGTGGTTGTCGAGATACGAGAGGTGCGGGATCAGCTCGAAGTTGGGCTCGTCGTCCTGCACGTCGAAGAGGCTGGGATAGACGTCGATGAAGTGCCAGCCCGGCTCGCCGGCCGCCCGCAGCACCGTCTCGTTGATCTTGGCCTCGAGCCCGCAGATGTAGCCCAGCGGCTTGTTGTCGTACAGGAAGTAGTAGGCGTTCTCGTAAATGGGCCAGCCGATCCCCGACAGCGCGATTTCTATTTCAGTGCCCGACGGGCCGCTTGTCGGGGAGATACTGGTGATCTCGGGCTGGAGCATGAACCCGGTGACTGCGACCGACTCGCCGTCGATCATCGCGGTGATCGGTCGGGTCGCACCCCGGTCTTTCGGGATCTCGAACTCGAGCTGGAAGGAGCCCTCCTCGTCGGTTTCGACGGAGGGGAGCACACCCGGAACCGGCTCGGGCGTGATCGGGATGTCCTTCACGCGGTGGCCCTCGTGGGTGTGCCAGACCAGGTCGACGCGCTGTTCGGGCGGGAACCCCCGGCCCGTGAGGACCGCGTCAGTGCCGGGCTGGCCACACTGGGGCGAGATCTCCAGCTCGGCCTCAGTCTCGCGATCCGGATCGGGCATGTGCGCCGCCAGCGGCGCTTCGTCGAAGGTCGATTCGACCCACGCCGTCTCCGGCTCGCTCTCGGGTTCGGTCACCTCGACCGACCAGGCGTACTGGCGGCCGCCGGCGACCTCGCCGAACGGCGACTGGGTGTTGTTCTGGAGGAAGGGCACGCCCCGGTAGTTGCGCCAGACCTGCAGCTCGTGGGAGCCGACCGGCCCGACCGCCCGGACCCGCGCGGTCGCCGTGCCGCGGTTGATCACACCGGTCATAAAGCCCATCGTCCCGTTGTCCCAGGCGATCTGGTAGTTGTTCTCGAGGACGTTCGGGCCGATGCCGTAGCCGGTGATCGTGAAGAACTCGCCGAGCGGCGCTTCCGTGCGGTCGAGTTCGAACCACGGGGTGATGGCGATAGTCGTCTTCGCCAGCGGCGGGCCGTCCTCGTCAGTCCGGAGTTCGATCGTGTGCTCGCCGCCGTAGTCCTCGGGGATCTCCCAGTCGCGCTCGAAGCGACCGTCCGCGTCGGTCCTCGCGGTGAACGCCGTGACTGTTCGCGGGCGGTACTGCGCGCCGACGACCTCGTTCGCCTGCAGGACGCCCCACCGCCCCTCGACGGTCTTCCAGATCACGTCGACCTCCGTATCGGCGGGGAGATTGAGCCCGCGAAGCGTGATGGTGTCGCCGACGTACGCCTCTTCGTCGCTGGCGACCAGCGTTCCCGACGCCGTCTGCTCGTCCCGGCGTTCCTGTAGCCTGTCTCTGACTTCCGAAGACAGTCGATCGTCTGCCATGCGAGGGTCTATTGATACCTCGGGCAAAACGGTTCGGCTGTAATATACAGCGGTTTAACTTGTGCAGGCTAAGTCCCCGCCCTCAAGGAGCGAACGGCGGTAGCCGTGAGCGAGTCGGGTTCACCAGCGGGTCGAGAACTTCGGACAGTCAGCGCCGACCGCGGAACGCGAGCGGCGGAAGGTACTTGCCGCTCACCTGAGACAGTGAGCGTATGCCGTCGTGGGAGGGATTCAACACGTGGTTCAACTACCAGTTTTACATGGTCACCGCCGTACTCGTCGCCGCAGTACTCGTCTGGACGGGGCGACTCTTTCTGGACGTGATCGACGTTCGTAACGTGTCTGTGGAGGTGGCTATCGCCGTCTGGATCGCGCTCACCGTCGTGGCTCTGGGGCTGGTGAGATGGATCAACGACTAGACAGTCTCCGTGATCTGGGTCGCACCGAGAATCGCGGAGACGATCTTGCTCTCGGCGGCCCGCAGCCGCTGTGAGGCCGCCGACTTCGAGATGCCGAGCGCGTCGGCGATGTCCGAGAGGTTGCCGCCCCGCTGGGTCGAGTAGTGACCCAGTTCGTGTGCGACCTCGAGCGCTTCCCACTGCTTTTCCGTGACGTCGCTGACGTCGATCGACAGGCAGTTGACGTCCTCGCGAGAGGGGTCGACGATCGAGATCATCTTCACCTCCGACTCCAGCCGGGAGTACTGGCGGACGACGTGCTGCAGGGCCGATCGGTCCTCGACCTTCAGCGTCACGAACAGCGGGTGCTCGGAGTCAGCCATCGAACTCACCCGCCACTTCGGTCGCTCGCCGGACCCGTTTCCGACTGCCGGCGCGTGCCGACCATCCCCCGCGCTGGCCGGGTGTCGTATACGTGCTCATACACACACGTCCGCGTGCCGTCAGCGAGAAGATTTACCTTCATTTTACACTGTTTCAAATCCCCCACCGTCAAAAATAGCATAGAGATGACAGGTATGCCAATCAGCCGCTACGATAACCCGTGTCAGTCGATCGACCAGTGATCGACGAGCTTGTGGATCAGTTTCGATTCGATCGACTTGAGCCGCTGGGAGACGGCCGACTTTGAGATGTCGAGTCGGTCGGCCAGGACCTCCAGATCCGCATTGCGTGGCGTGTCGTAGTAGCCCTCCTCGACGGCGACCATGAGCGCCTCTCGCTGTTTGTCGGTGATGTCGGTGACGTCCATGGCGATCGATTCGGTGCCCTCGACGTTCGACTGGGTGATGCCGTAGACGTCGACGCTGGAGCCGGCTTCACGCAGCCGACTGACGAGTTCGCGCAGCGTCTCGCGGTCGGGCAACAGCACGGAGACGACGATCCGGTTGCCCTGAACGCGCTCGATCGAGGGCACGCAATCGACTTCGTGGAAGACGAGACAGAAACAGCCACTTCCCACGTCCGAGCGGACGTACCGATCGGAGAACACGCCCTCTTGCTCCTCGACGACTTTCGTGTTGCACGTGCCGTCCTCGAGGTCGTCGCTCCCCGCTGACCGCGAAAACGTGAGGTTGTGATCCTGAACGTCGACGTCATCGGCCGCGCTCACGACGACGCAGTCGGCCTCCGGCGGAGGTTCGACCGCCAGCGTCGCGGTGATCGGCGGCCCGTCAGCCATGGTCGCCCCACCTGATTCGTCGGAAATACTCTCTGAGCCCATGGTTTCAGTGTGCGAGAATTTGTCTCCTTCACATATACGTGCTTCTATGCCGGACCTCGATGCTTGTATCTGTGACGACAGCCGTGATTGACTTTTACCTCACGCATTGATTTGCGTATCGACTGTCTGATCATTCAAAATTAGGATATCCGAAAGCGATAATACGGTGGACACACCGCCGTGACAGTCGCTCACCGCAGTTCGGAGACCGAGACCAGCGCGTCGGCGGCCTCGCTGGCGGCCTCCAGCGACTCGCGGGCGCGTCGCGGGTCGTCGGCGCGCTCGGCCTCGCGGGCGAACCGGAGCAGGCTCCGGCGCAGCGACGCTTTCGCCTGCCGGAGGTCGTCGCGCTCGTCGCTCGCCTCGCGCTCGAACTCCTCGCGACGGGCCGGAGGGTCCGGACGGCGCAACTCTTCGCCGGGCCCCCGGTCGCGGTCGGGGACGTCCGGCCGTTCGCGGCGCTCGGGCAGCTCCGACGCCTGGTCCGTCGAGCCGGCGTCCGCGTCCTCCGTGCTGTCGGTCTCGACGCCGCGAGCCGAAGCGCTCCGTTCCGACGCAGCCGCCGGTTCGGATTCGGCATCCGTTCCGGGTTCAGTCGTCGATTCAGTATCCGTTCCAGATTCGGGCCCGGACGGTTCCGCTTTGGACCCCGACTCGGCCGGCTCGGATCCGGCTTCCGACCCGTCCGCGCCGGTGCCGCCGCCGACTTTCGTGCCGTTCTCGTCGACGACTTCCTCGCAGGTCGGACAGAACAGCTGTCCCTCGTAACGGAAGATCGGGTCACCGCAGGTCTCACAGTGGACGTTCGTCATCGTCGCGCCCTTCAACAGGAGTTCGCTCATGCGCTCGGTCGCCTCGCGTTGCTCCTCCTCGCGCTCGTACTGCTGGCGGAGCCGTTCGCGTTCGGCTTCCTCGTCGAAATCGCTCATACGTGATCGTTCGACGCCGATACCGAAAAAAGACGCGGGCGAGCGCCGCCGGCTGGACGGTCCGTCGGCGGAGCCGCTCACGACGCCCGGTCGTCCGGACAGCGGTCGCGCGTCTCGTCCGGAACGGTCTCGTCCAGCAGCGACGCCCACTCCTCGAGATGTGAGTGTCGCGTTCGCATACCTGAGACGTCTACCGCATTCCTAATAGTCGTTTACATCCCTCAGCGGCGGCGCTTCGACGCTTTTTCCTACTGGTGGGTCCACCCGGTGGACAGAGATGGGAGACAGCGAGTCAGACGCACTCGTCAAATACGGGATCGAGGATCGGCCCCCGCTGAGACGGTCGGTCTTGCTCGGGATTCAACACTACCTGACGATGATCGGGGCGAACATCGCCGTTCCGCTCATCCTGATCAGCTTCTTGGGCGAAGGGATGCCCGCGTCGGCGCAGGCGAAGTTCATCGGCACGTTCTTCGTCGTCAGCGGGGTGGCGACGCTGGCCCAGACCACGCTCGGCAACCGCTATCCGATCGTCCAGGGCGCGCCGTTCTCGATGCTCGCCCCGGCAGTGGCGATTCTCGCGGCCGCGCCGCTGCTCGAGGGAATGGCCGGCTGGGAGGCCAGACTCCTGTTCCTGCAGGGGGCGATCATCACGGCCGGTGCGGTCGAGATCGTCATCGGCTATCTGGGTCTCGTCGGCAAGATCAGAGAGTATCTCTCGCCGGTCGTCGTCGCGCCGGTCGTGGCGCTGATCGGTCTGTCGCTGTTTTCGACGAGCGACGTGACCGCCGTGACGAACAACTGGTATCTCCTCGGACTGACGCTGCTTCTCATCGTCGTCTTCTCGCAGTACCTCGATCGCGTCTCGCGGGTGTTCTCCCTCTATCCTGTCCTGCTCGGGATCGCGGGCGCGTGGCTCGTCGCGGCCGTCGGCTCGGCGACGGGCATCATTCCCGCCAGTGACCCCGCCGCGATCGACTTCGGCGAACTGAGCACCGAGACGCTCGTGTACGTCCCTTACCCGCTGCAGTGGGGGATGCCGCAGTTTGAACTCTCCTTTGCGATCGGCATGTTCGCCGGCGTGCTCGCCTCGATCATCGAGTCGTTCGCCGACTATCACGCCGTCTCTCGGATCTCCGGCGTCGGCGCGCCCTCGAAGCGCCGGATCAACCACGGCATCGGAATGGAGGGCATCGCCAACGTCTTCGCCGGGCTAATGGGAACGGGCGGGTCGACGTCGTACTCGGAGAACATCGGCGCGATCGGACTCACCGGCGTCGCGTCGCGGTTCGTCGTCCAGATCGGCGCAGTCGCCATGTTGGTCGTCGGCGTGATCCCGTTTTTCGGTCGCGTTATCGCCACGATCCCCGGCCCGATCGTCGGCGGGCTCTATATCGCCATGTTCGGCCAGATCGTCGCCGTCGGGCTCTCGAACCTGAAGTACGTCGATCTGGACTCCTCGCGGAACCTCTTCATCATCGGGATCGCGCTGTTTGCCGGCATGGCCGTCCCGGCGTACTTCGGCAACCTCGACGCCGCCGCGGGCTCGATGAACGCTGTCGACAGCGGATACGAACTCTTCCGACAGGGACTCGGCGGCGTGCCGCTGCTCGGCGGGGTCCTCGAGACCGAACTCGTCTCCCGGACGGTGTACATCGTCGGCGGCGTCGAGATGGCCGTCGGCGGGGTCGTGGCGTTCGTGCTCGACAACACGGTTCCCGGCACGCGCGACGAGCGGGGGCTCACCGACTGGGAGCGCCTCTCTGAGGGCGAAGACGCCTTCGACTCGGCGCTCGACCGCGCCCGAGACCGCTGGTCCAGCGACTCGCCGCCGATGTCCGGCGACGACTGATCTGTCCGTTGTGGCCCGCGTCGACCACCCCACCGAGTGGTCGGGAAGAAGTTCATGCTGGCGGCTATCCCAGTTCGAAATGTGCTGGCACGCCGTCGTACCGGATATCGTTACGAGCGGATAGCTACCAGTATCACTCCGGCTGCTGTTTTTCGAGCAGGTCAAGGCGCGTGTAATGCTCGTCGATGAGGTGACCGAGCACGCGCTGTTCGATGTGTTCGACGTCGGGGAGGTCGGCGTCGTCGAGGTAGTCCTCCCGGATGCCGACGTGTTCGACGTCACCGAAGACGACCTGCGTGCCCTCGATTTCCATGGTCTCGCGGACCGAGCACTCGAGCCAGGCCGGACAGCCGACGACGCGCTTGGGCTCGACGACCTCGCTGTCGGTGTGATCGATGTCGGCCGTCTCGAACTCGGAGGCGTCGACGTCGGCGGCGCTGTCGTTCATCTCATCGAGCAGCCCGGCCGTGAAGACGTTGTAGACGAACTCGCCGGTGTCGATGGCGTTGCGCGCGGTGTCTTTCATCTCCCCGTCCTGGTGGTCTGCTGCGGTGAACACGAGGACCGGCGGGTCGACGCTGGCCGGCGTGACGAAACTGTACGGCGCGACGTTGTCCTGACCGTCCTCGCTCACGGTCGAAATCCAGCCGACTGGCCGCGGTGTGACCAGCCGTCCGAGCGTCACGAACAGCTCGTAGCCGCCGAAATCGTCCGGTTCAAGCTCGACCACAGTGTGATCGTTGCCGAGACCCTGCTGTGAGTCCATATCTTCGGTATACATCCCAGTACTGGAAAGGGTTTGGCCTCGATATCCGGGGCCATTTTGTCCGATCGCTGATACCTTCACGGTCGATCGTTGCATTCACGCATGGACGGGTTTCGGAGAAAACGGTTTAGGGCCGTCTGGCGAAACAGGTGGACATGGTTCGGCGTGTCACGGTGCTTGCGGGATTGCTGGTCGCGTTAGGAGCGCTCTCGACGGTCATCCTCGGAGCCGTGTTCGGGACGATTTTCTTCGCGATCACGGTCGCGTACGTGCTTTACCCGGTGCGCGAGCGGCTCATAAATCGGGGACTGGGGCGGCGAACGGCGGCTGCGGCGAGCACGGCCCTGGCGTTCGTCGCGATCGCGCTGGTCATTTTGCCGGTCGGGATCGTCCTGTACGTGCGACGAGAGCAACTGTTTTCGCTGTTACAGACGGCCCCCGAGGAGGTGACGATACAGGCGCTGGGGACGAGCTATACGCTTACGATCGGCGAGATCAGTGCGGAAGCGGCCGAAGTCGGGGAGTCGCTGGCGCTGTCGATCGCCAGTTCGACGCCGGCGCTGGGGTTCAAGTTCTTCCTGTTCGTGTTGCTGGTGTACGCGCTGCTGGTTCGGCCCGACGACGTCGCACAGGCGCTGTTACGTCCGATACCCAGGGAGTATCACGACATCGTGATCGCGCTGCACGAGCGGCTCCGTGCGACGCTGTACGCGATCTACGTGTTGCAGGCCGCGACCTCGTTCGGGACCTTTCTCGTCGCGTTCGGTCTGTTCTGGGCGCTCGGATACGAGGCGGCGTTCTCGCTCGCAGTCGTCAGCGGGATTCTCCAGTTCATCCCGATCATCGGACCGAGCGTGCTCATACTGGCGATCGCCGGATTCGAGGTCACCGTCGGAAACACGACCGGTGCGATCGTGGTCACGGTGCTCGGGCTCGTGTTGATCGGGTTCCTCCCCGACGCGCTCATTCGGCCGCAACTGGCCTCGCTCACGGCGAAGATGCCCGGCAGTCTCTACTTTATCGGCTTCGTCGGCGGTATCCTCTCGATCGGCGTCGTCGGCGTTATCGCCGGCCCCGTCGTGGTCGGACTGCTCGCGGAAGTCGGGGCACTGCTGGCCGACGAACGCTACTCACATCTATCGACTGACTGATTGGAATGGGATACAGGAGACGCGGAG
It contains:
- a CDS encoding AI-2E family transporter, producing the protein MVRRVTVLAGLLVALGALSTVILGAVFGTIFFAITVAYVLYPVRERLINRGLGRRTAAAASTALAFVAIALVILPVGIVLYVRREQLFSLLQTAPEEVTIQALGTSYTLTIGEISAEAAEVGESLALSIASSTPALGFKFFLFVLLVYALLVRPDDVAQALLRPIPREYHDIVIALHERLRATLYAIYVLQAATSFGTFLVAFGLFWALGYEAAFSLAVVSGILQFIPIIGPSVLILAIAGFEVTVGNTTGAIVVTVLGLVLIGFLPDALIRPQLASLTAKMPGSLYFIGFVGGILSIGVVGVIAGPVVVGLLAEVGALLADERYSHLSTD
- a CDS encoding ABC transporter substrate-binding protein yields the protein MADGTRPSRSNGRERSTRRRFLAGASVAAAGVAGCNGLLGSSDESNTGPETVTFGTLTIPAVAEVLVAKDRGYFEERDIELEVERIQSAQRATPQLANGDLDTATGSVGAGLFNSMAQDVEISVVADQTQYWRGQPSSNKVLIRPEKYSEGMTLSDVSEDFTIALHGAGNVDAYIWARLLQRNDMTWDDVRTREILYTNMTSAMSEGEIDAAAIPDPLGLGMVNETGAKRLLYASEVAPRMQIGVYLFGEPFMQDRPEVARRWLEAYLLGVREYYELGGFPSEEVASIVNEEFDLPKNLIKMSIPSLPHKNGRVNRESIMSQQAYHHCRGTVEEQAEESAIVDESLLEEALEEVGRLDDPEPAVETINEWGQSSPRPYSELEAIDEPEGFPVDSLCE
- a CDS encoding flavin reductase family protein; the encoded protein is MDSQQGLGNDHTVVELEPDDFGGYELFVTLGRLVTPRPVGWISTVSEDGQDNVAPYSFVTPASVDPPVLVFTAADHQDGEMKDTARNAIDTGEFVYNVFTAGLLDEMNDSAADVDASEFETADIDHTDSEVVEPKRVVGCPAWLECSVRETMEIEGTQVVFGDVEHVGIREDYLDDADLPDVEHIEQRVLGHLIDEHYTRLDLLEKQQPE
- a CDS encoding uracil-xanthine permease family protein, yielding MGDSESDALVKYGIEDRPPLRRSVLLGIQHYLTMIGANIAVPLILISFLGEGMPASAQAKFIGTFFVVSGVATLAQTTLGNRYPIVQGAPFSMLAPAVAILAAAPLLEGMAGWEARLLFLQGAIITAGAVEIVIGYLGLVGKIREYLSPVVVAPVVALIGLSLFSTSDVTAVTNNWYLLGLTLLLIVVFSQYLDRVSRVFSLYPVLLGIAGAWLVAAVGSATGIIPASDPAAIDFGELSTETLVYVPYPLQWGMPQFELSFAIGMFAGVLASIIESFADYHAVSRISGVGAPSKRRINHGIGMEGIANVFAGLMGTGGSTSYSENIGAIGLTGVASRFVVQIGAVAMLVVGVIPFFGRVIATIPGPIVGGLYIAMFGQIVAVGLSNLKYVDLDSSRNLFIIGIALFAGMAVPAYFGNLDAAAGSMNAVDSGYELFRQGLGGVPLLGGVLETELVSRTVYIVGGVEMAVGGVVAFVLDNTVPGTRDERGLTDWERLSEGEDAFDSALDRARDRWSSDSPPMSGDD
- a CDS encoding Sjogren's syndrome/scleroderma autoantigen 1 family protein, producing MSDFDEEAERERLRQQYEREEEQREATERMSELLLKGATMTNVHCETCGDPIFRYEGQLFCPTCEEVVDENGTKVGGGTGADGSEAGSEPAESGSKAEPSGPESGTDTESTTEPGTDAESEPAAASERSASARGVETDSTEDADAGSTDQASELPERRERPDVPDRDRGPGEELRRPDPPARREEFEREASDERDDLRQAKASLRRSLLRFAREAERADDPRRARESLEAASEAADALVSVSELR
- a CDS encoding helix-turn-helix domain-containing protein, whose amino-acid sequence is MADSEHPLFVTLKVEDRSALQHVVRQYSRLESEVKMISIVDPSREDVNCLSIDVSDVTEKQWEALEVAHELGHYSTQRGGNLSDIADALGISKSAASQRLRAAESKIVSAILGATQITETV
- a CDS encoding ABC transporter permease; the encoded protein is MRRDRLYQAGSLAVPLLAWQLAAGVFGLVSPSLLPPPLTIVETTATLLTQEGFRSDVLVTLQRTLVASLVGSTLGTVVGLAMGWNSTIKAVLSPLAAAVFPLPMIALLPLVILLFGSNETALVVTAGLGTFFVVLWNAMDGASGIESVHVDVARDNGATSTYRLFREVLLPGSLPLVLVGLRLGLSTSLLIVVAVELVAGSSGLGNFLWIAWMSYDITALYAGLVVSAVLGIAFTYGLGAVERRLVPWHADNRRTVVL
- a CDS encoding helix-turn-helix domain-containing protein encodes the protein MADGPPITATLAVEPPPEADCVVVSAADDVDVQDHNLTFSRSAGSDDLEDGTCNTKVVEEQEGVFSDRYVRSDVGSGCFCLVFHEVDCVPSIERVQGNRIVVSVLLPDRETLRELVSRLREAGSSVDVYGITQSNVEGTESIAMDVTDITDKQREALMVAVEEGYYDTPRNADLEVLADRLDISKSAVSQRLKSIESKLIHKLVDHWSID
- a CDS encoding IPT/TIG domain-containing protein: MADDRLSSEVRDRLQERRDEQTASGTLVASDEEAYVGDTITLRGLNLPADTEVDVIWKTVEGRWGVLQANEVVGAQYRPRTVTAFTARTDADGRFERDWEIPEDYGGEHTIELRTDEDGPPLAKTTIAITPWFELDRTEAPLGEFFTITGYGIGPNVLENNYQIAWDNGTMGFMTGVINRGTATARVRAVGPVGSHELQVWRNYRGVPFLQNNTQSPFGEVAGGRQYAWSVEVTEPESEPETAWVESTFDEAPLAAHMPDPDRETEAELEISPQCGQPGTDAVLTGRGFPPEQRVDLVWHTHEGHRVKDIPITPEPVPGVLPSVETDEEGSFQLEFEIPKDRGATRPITAMIDGESVAVTGFMLQPEITSISPTSGPSGTEIEIALSGIGWPIYENAYYFLYDNKPLGYICGLEAKINETVLRAAGEPGWHFIDVYPSLFDVQDDEPNFELIPHLSYLDNHPVRPLPGLHMAFEITE